GGCACAGGTTGCGGATCGTCCCCATGTTGTGGCTGACGAAGAGGACCGTGCGCCCCTCGCCCGACACGTCCCGCATCTTGCCCAGGCACTTCTTCTGGAAGGCGGCGTCGCCGACGGCCAGCACCTCGTCGACGATCAGGATCTCCGGTTCCAGGTGCGCGGCGACGGCGAAGGCGAGACGCACCGCCATGCCGCTGGAGTAGCGCTTCACCGGCGTGTCGAGGAAGGGCTCGACGCCGGAGAAGTCGACGATGGCGTCGAACGCGGCGCGGATCTCGGCCCGCGTCATGCCCAGGACGGCGCCGTTGAGGTAGATGTTCTCGCGCCCGGTCAGCTCGTGGTGGAAGCCGGTGCCGACCTCCAGCAGACTGGCGACGCGCCCGGCGATCTCCGCCTCCCCGGCCGTCGGCTCGGTGATGCGCGACAGGATCTTCAGGAGGGTCGACTTGCCCGCCCCGTTGCGGCCGATGATGCCGACCACCTCCCCCTCGCCGATCGTGAAGTCGACATCGCGCAGCGCCCAGAACTCCTCCACCGCGTCGCCGGCGACGAGGGGGCGCCCGGCCAGCAGGCGCCGCGTGGTGCGCCCCAGGGTCGCCGCGCCGCGGGCGAGCGCGTCGCGCAAGGTGGTGGCCCGCTCGGCCCGCCCGTGGCCGATCTCGTAGGCCTTGCCGAGGCCCCGTGCGGCGACGACCCCCTCCCCCATCCTCAGACGAGGTCCGCGAAGGTCGCCTCGGTGCGGCGGAAGACGGCGAAGCCCAGCCACAGGAAGGCGGCGCTCACCAGGACACCGAGGGCCAGGCCCGGCAGGTAGAGCGTGACGTCCGCCCCCAGGAGGCAGAAGCGGAACCCGTCGATCACCGAGACCATCGGGTTGAGGCTGTAGAGGAGCCGCCACTCGGGCGCGACGACCCCGCTGGAGAAGCCGACGGGCGAAACGTAGAGCCCGAACTGGACGATGAAGGGCACGACGAAGCGAAAGTCGCGGTAGCGCACGTTGAGCGCGGTCAGCAGCAGCGCCGGGCCGAAGCTGGCGGCGAGGGCGAGGAGGACGAAGGCCGGCAGCAGCACCACCCGCCCGTCCGGCACGACCGCGAAGAGCGCCATCAGCCCGAACATCAGGACGAGGGCGATCGCGAAGTCGACCAGGGCGACCATGGCGCTGGCCGCCGGGGCGATGACGCGCGGGAAGTAGACCTTGCGCACCATGCCGGCGTTGGCGACGAGGGTCTGCGCCGCCTCGGTGAGGATGCTGGCGAAGAGGAACCAGGGGAGCATGCCGGCGAAGACCATCACCGGATAGGCGACGCCGCCTTCGCTGGGCAGCCCCGCGACGCGGCCGAAGACCACGGTGAAGACGATCATCGTCAGCAGCGGACGCAGGACCGCCCAGCCGACGCCGATCACGCTCTGCTTGTAGCGCACGGCGATGTCGCGCCAGGCGAGGATGAGGAAGAGCTCGCGGAAGGCCCACAGGTCGGCCCAGTAGTTGCGGCTGGCCCGCCCCTTGGCGAGGATCAGGCGGCGGACGGGTCGCCCGGCGTCCCGCCCGCCCGCCAAGGTCGATATCGCCGCCGCATCGGCCCGCCGCATGGTCCACCCCAGGAGATTGTAGATCTCAACTATTGCCCGTTATGATTGAATTAGGCCGACAATCATAGCCGTCCGCCTGAAAAACGTGCCGGCCCTTCGCGCGAGGTTCGGGGCGCGGTCCCGAAAGCGCGGGTTTCGGCACCTGTCCCCGGCCGGATCGCACAGCCGGATCGCACAGCCGGACCCTGGAGCCGAGCCGCGCCCCGTTGACGCGCCCGCCCCGTTGACGCGCGGGGGCGTTGACGCGTTGGAACGGGAGACGGGCGCGCCATTGCCCCGCAAGGGGAATGGGCCCAAGAGCCCGACGTGAAACGTTGCCGCAAAGGGCACAGACGATGAGCGATCTGACGGACGATGCGCGCCGGACCCTCGGCGGCCTGGCGATGCGCTACTCCCTGCCCGCCTCGGCCGTGGAGGAGATGGCCCGCGCCGTGGCCCGCGGCGGCGGGACGATGGCGCAGTTCAACATCCCGGAGCTGGGCGGCTCGGGCCAGTGGATGGCCGGCGGGATGACCATGGTGGGCGACATGTTCAACCACGGCCTGAAGGCGCAGGTGGACGGCCTGTGCGCCGAGATCGTCGCGGCGATGGCCGGGCAGCCCTTCTTCCGCACGCCGCAGACGCCGGCGGGGAGCGCGTGGTGGCCGGCCGAGCTCGGCCAGCCCTCGTCGAGCGGCGGACAGAACAGCGTGCGCTACGCCTATTTCCCGCAGGCGCGGCGCATCGTCGTCGATACCGGGGACGGCGGCCCGGTGATCGTATTGGACACGCTGGACCACAATATCGGCGGCTTCGGCCAGCAGCAGAGCGGGGGCTACGGCGACCCGTTCTCCGGCGTCACATTCTCCAGCCAGTACGGCCAGTTCGCCCTGTCCTCGCTGCCGCGGGTGACGCCCGAGGCCGCGCCCGCGCCCGCTCAATCCCGGCACGCGGCCCCCGACCTCGCCCCCGACCCCGCCCCCGCCGCGCAGCCCGAGGTCCGTCCCGAGCCGATGGCGGAGCCGGCGGCCCCCTCTTTTTCCGCCGCACCCTCCTCCGCCGCATCTGGGTCCGCCCCCTCCTCCCCGGCCCCCGTGCCGGGCATGGCGCCGGGCATGGCGCCGCCTCGGGCGGAGGGGCTCGACATCCTCGCCACCATCGAGCGGCTCGCGGCGTTGCGCGACGCGGGAGCGCTGACGGAGGAGGAATTCGTGGCCAAGAAGACCGAGCTGCTGGGCCGCCTCTGAGCGCGTGAGACACCCGTGCGCGCCTTGTGCACGGGCTGCTCCCACCTTGCTCACAGTCAGTGAACTGCGCGCATCCAGTCTACGGCGTGTGAACCGTGAGCGAATGGCGCACGGTTCACACACCGGCCGCACCCTGTTCACAGTGTGTGGACTGCGAGCGGCCTGTTCACGGTTCGTGAGCCGTACACAGGATGCTCACGGCCCGCTCACAGGATGTGAACCGTGAGCGGACGGCTCACTGTCCGTGAGCCGTCCGCAACCCGTGCGCTGTTAGTGATCCGTTAGCGGCGAGGGGCGAAGATGGGCGCCGTGACCCTCGAACGGGAGTTTCGGCGTGCCCACGATCGTTTTTGCCAGTCCGAAAGGGGGGGTCGGCAAGTCCACCTCCGCCGTGATCCTCGCCACCCAGATCGCCGCCAAGGGGGCGAGCGTGACCCTGATCGACGCCGACCCGAACAAGCCGATCTCGCGCTGGGCCTCGCTGCCGGGGGTGCCGGAGACGCTGACCGTCATCGCCGACGTCACGGAGGAGGGGGTGATCGACGCCATCGAGGAGGCGGCGGCACGCTCGGCCTTCGTGATCGTCGACCTGGAAGGCACCGCATCGATGATGGTGGGGTACGCGGTGTCGACCGCCGATCTCGTCATCGTGCCGACGCAGGGCTCCGCGCTCGACGCGGCCGAGGCGGTGCGGGCGATCCGCCTGGTGCGCAACATGGAGAAGGCGACGCGGGGCGCGTCGATCCCGGCGGCGATCCTGTTCACGCGCACCAGCGCGGCGATCCGGCCGCGCTCGCTGGCGGCGATCGCCGCCGAGTTCGCCGAGCACGGGGTGCCGGTGATCGCCACGCAGATGCACGAGCGGGAGGCGTTCCGGGCGGTGTTCGCCTACGGCGGCACGCTGAGCGATCTCGACCGCGGCCAGGTGAGCAACGTCGACACGGCGCTGCGCAATGCGCGGGCGTTCGCGGCGGAGGTGATCGGCATGCTGCCGGCGGCCGGTGCCGCGGCGCCGGAGCGGGAGGTGGCGTGATGACGAAGTCGCGGATGAGCATCTTCGGCGACGAGGCCGATCCGGAGTTCGACGTCTCCGCCTTCACGCCCAAGCCACGGCCGCAAGGGCGGGAGGACGTGCCGACGCGGGGGCCGGGCGCGCCGCAGGAGGTGCGGGCCCTGGCCGAGGCGATGAACTTCAAGAGCCGCGAAGCCCCGGCGCCCGTGCCCGCCGAGCCCCGACCCCGCGCCGAGCCCCGCAAGCCGCGGCGTCACCGCACCGGCCGCACCGCGCAGCTCAACGTGCGCACGACGCCGCAGACCGTCGACGCGTTCTACGCGATCGCCGACCAGGAGGGTTGGCTGGTGGGACAGACGGTGGAGCAGGCGCTGGCCGCCCTGCAGCGCGAGCTGGCCGCCCGCAAGGCGTGAGGGGAGGGGGCCCGGAGCGGGCGCCCCGGAGGGGCGGGGCGCGTCCCTCTCAGCCCCTCCGCCGCACGGCGTCGACGCCGGCGCGGCGCAGCTGCGGCATCAGCACCGCGGCGAGGGCGAGATAGAGCGCCACCCCGAGCCCGACCGCGGCGAACATGGCGAGCGCGCCGGCCGCCTCGCCGCCCAGCGCGTCCAGGAAGAGGGCGACGGCGAGGCCCATGACAGCCGCCGCGCCCCAGGGGACGAGAAAGCCCGTCACGGCGCCGCGCAGCGACACGTGCAGGCGCGTCAGCATCGCGCGGGCGGCCCACAGGCTCTCGGCGAGGTCGGCGACGAGGCGGGCGAGACCGGCGCCGATCCCCGCGAAGCCGAGGGTGACCGCCACGCCCAGCCCCAGCACCAGCGCGCCGAGGCCGATCACCCGCTGACCCACCAGATAGGCCGGCACGCTGCGCGCGTTGAAGGCGGTGGCGACGAGGTCGAACGGCAGCAGCACCGAGGTGCCGATGGCGATGAAGACGGCGATCTCGGCCGCCTCGTCCCAGCCCGGCCCCGCGACGATCGCGAACAGCGCGCCCGAGATCGCCGCCAGGCCGAGGAAGACCGGGGCGATGGTGGCCGTCGCCACGCTGATGATGAGGGCGAAGCGGGCGGGAAAATCGGCCTGATCCTGGGCCTTGGCGCGCATGAACTCGAAGGCGGTGTTGTGGGCGATGCCGCGGAAGAGCCCGCGCAGCGGCTCGGTGAGGCGCAGCGCCATGTTGAACTGGCCCACCGCGGCGACGCTGAAGAAGGCCGCCACGGTGTAGTTGATGACGAAGTAGGCGCTCTCGGTGGCGACGCGCTGCATGAAGGTGAACATCGAGTAGTGGCGCATCTCGGCGAGGCGGGCGCCGGAGAAGCGCGGCACCACGAGGAGGCGCGCGGTGGCCACGAGCACGCCCGCCTCGACCACGAGCATGACGCAGCGCATGACGACGATGGCCCACGGCCCGGCGCCGAGGAAGGCGAGCGCGACGGCGACCGCCGACCCGGCGAGCGCCCCGGCGAGGTTGGCCCGGGCCATCGCCTGGAAGGCGCGGCGGCGCCGCAGGTAGGCGACGAGGATGGTCTGCACGGTCTGCGGAAAGACCACCAGCGAGGCGACCAGCAGCAGCGGCCAGAAACGCGCGTCGCCGAACACCGGCCCGATGGCGAGCGCCGCCAGCGCCATCAGGGCGAGCGCCAGCGCGCTGCCGGCGAAGGAGACCGCCGTCGCCGTCTCGAGGTGCTGGCGCTTGAGCACCTTGCGCTGCGCCAGCACCTCGGCGAACGGCATGCCGCCGGTCAGCACCGCGAGGAGGATGGCGATGCTGTTGGCGAGGCCGGCGAGGCCGAAGTCCTCCGGCAGCATCAGCCGGGCCATGACGATGTTGGCGCCCAGCAGGACGGTGACGCGCATGAAGGCGCCGGCGACGAGGGCGCCGACCCAGGTCGCCGCGCGCCGGGCGATGCCGCCGCCGGACGTGATCCCGCCGTTCACGCCTTCCGGCCGTCGCGGTCCGCGGTCCGGCGCCCGAGCGGGGCGGCGAGGGCCTCACCGGCCGGAAGGCGTGAACGGCGGGCTCGGTGTCTGGCGGTGTGCGCCGGTGCGGCCATCGGGATCTCCTCGCCACGGCGAAAACGCCCTCGCCGCTCCGCCCCACCTTGGCGCGGCGGCGCGCGATTTGTCGAGCGGTGCGGGCCGCTCGTCCCCGCGTCCACCCCCGCGTCCGCCCCCCGCGTCCACCCGCACCCACCCCGGCCGACAGGGACGCGCGGGGCGGGCCGGGAGGAGGGGGCGGGGCGCATGAGCGAGGCCACCCGGCGGCGCGCCGGCCGCGCCCGCACCGCAGGCGTGGATGACGCCCGCCGGGGCCGCGACAGGGGCGCGCCGCTGGGGCATGCTCGCGCCGTCCGGAGCCGGAACCCATGGTGAGCTTCAAGCCGCGCAAGGACTTCGCCGCCCTGCGCCTTCACGACAAGAACGCCTACCTCCAGGAGGTGGCGAACGCCTTCCAGCAGGAGGCGGGCGAGGAGCCCGTGCTGCTGTCGAAGGTCGCCCTGTCGCGCCTGCGCCGGTTCTACTCGCGCCGCTCCTTCGCCGACCTGAAGCTCGAGGAGATGGGCGACGGGCTGATGCGCGACACGCTCATCCGCATGGCCGAGGCGATCCACGGCAAGGAGCTGAAGAAGGTCCTCTCCTCCGAGATGCCGGCCACGCGCGAGGAGGCGGGCGCCGCGCCGCCGCCCGCCCGCGCCGGGACGGGCGGGCCGGCCGGCCGGCCGGCGAGCGCAGGGGGCATGACGAGCGCGGCGGGCGAGGCGATCCCGCCCGGCCGCATCATCCGCCTCGCCCCCGACGACGACGCCCAGCTCGACTTCTTCGTCCCCCAGCTGCACGACGCGCCGCTGAAGGACGAGATGAACCTGATGGACATCGCCCCCTTCGCGCTTTCCAAGGTGCGGCGCGACGGGGTGATCCGCTACGAGCTGAAGGATTCCATCATCACCATCGAGGGCGGCGCCGAGGTCGGCCTCGCCACCTCCTACGACTACGACATCTTCCTCTCGATGGTGTCCTATCTCGCCGAGGAGGTGCGCCGCTTCCGCATCGAGGAATCCAAGGGCCGCCGCCCGTCGCTGCCGCCCCCCACCTACCGGCCGAGCGCGACGCAGATCCTGCGCTTCTGCCGCCGCGGCACCGGGGGCAAGCAGTATCTGGCGCTGGAGGCCGCGCTCGACCGGCTGCAGGCGACGCGCATCAAGATCACCAACCTGTCGGGCGGCAAGCGGCGCGAGACGCAGTCCTTCCCGCTGATCGGGCGCTACACGGTGATCTCGCGCACCGGACAGGACCACGTCGACCTCGTCGAGATCGACGTGCCGAAGTGGGTCTATGACGGGGTGGTGCAGCCGGACGGCAAGCCGACCATCCTGACGCTCAACCCGGATTATTTCCTGATCGCGCAGCCGATCGCGCGCTTCCTCTACCGCCTGGCGCGCAAGGCGGCGGGGACCGACACGGCGCACTATACGCTCGACGACCTGCACTACCGCTCCGGCTCGTCGCTGACGCCGGCCAAGTTCCGCCGCAAGGTGGAGGAGATCGTCGAGCGCTCGCAGACCGAGCCGCTGCCGGACTACGACCTGGCGCTGACGTCGGGCCGGCGGGGGCCGGTGCTGCACATGATCCGCCGCGCAGAGGAGCGCACCGAGGCCTGATCGCCGCGCCCCGGCGATGCGCTTCCGAGGCCTTGCGGCGCCTGATAAAGTCGGCGCCGGGCGGTGTCGGGCAGCCGTATCGACAGCGGCCGGTCCCCTCGGCCCGGAGCCGGGCGTCGGCGGTTGGGAGACGAGATGAGCGACCTCACGTGGATCGACCATCTGGCTCGGCGCGAGAAGGCGAACGCGGCGCGACAGGCCGCGCGGGGGGAATGGCTCACGCTGTGGACCGCGCGCGTCCTGCTCGTCGCCACCTACCTCTTCCTCCTCGTCGGGGTGAGCCCGCTGTCGGAGGACACGGGCCTGTCGGCCGACGGGGACATGAAGCGCCAGCTCGTGCTGCTGCTGCTGGCGGGCATCGCCGCTCCGCTGCTGCTGGTGCGCTGGCGGTTCGTTATCGCCCTCCTCGCGCAGGCGTGGGCGCTGCTGCTGGTCTATGCGGCGATCGCGGCGACGACGCTCTGGTCCGCCTATCCCGGCGTCACGATCCGCCGCCTCGTCGTCTACCTCATCTTCCTGGAGATCGGGCTGGCGCTGGCGGCGGTGCTGCGCAGCCCCAAGCTCTATTTGCCGCCCCTCGTCATCGCCTTCACCGTCACGCTCGTGGGGGATTACGCGGTGACCGTGCTGGTGCCGGACCGGGCCTTCACCGCCATCGGCCTCCAGGGGCTGCACCCCGGCAAGAACACGCTGGGCGCGGTGATGCAGATGATGGTCATCGTCCTCTGCGCCACCCTCCTGGCCGTGCGCACGCCGCTCTTCTTCTGGTCGCTCGTCGTCCTCGTGGTCCTCGCCTTCGGGCTCCTCGTCCTGTCCCTGTCCAAGACCTCGCTGGCGTTGGCGCTCCTTCTCGGCGTGGTCGTGATCCCGAGCTTCGTCGTCCTGCAGAGCAGCCGCATGGCGCTGCTGGCGGCGTTCGCCGCGGGCATCGTGCTGTGCGGGTTCGTCGTCTTCGTGACGGGGGCCTTCTCGCTCGGCGCCGCGGACTGGGCCGAGATCATCACCGGCGACGCCACCTTCACCTCACGCGACGAAATCTGGAGCGCCATGACCCGGCACATCGCCGCCGCGCCCTGGTTCGGCTACGGCTGGGGCGCGCAATGGTCGATGCTGCCGGTCTATCATCCGCTCTGGAACTACGTCGGATTCTGGACGGACAACGACCAGGACCTCAATATCCTGCGCCAATCCCACAACGGATATTTGGACATCATGGTGCATGGCGGGCTCTTCCTCGCCAGCTTCGTCACGATATTCTTTCTCCGGGTGATCGCTCTGTTCGTGGCCTCGTTATGGCAGGGGCCGACCAACCGCTGGAGCCTCGCGGGGACGGTCCTCGTCTTCGCCTCCGTCGTGGCGCTTCTGTTCAATAACATGACCGAATCCAGCCTGTTCTTTCCCGACAAGCTGATCGGGCAGATTTTCATTCTTTTCGTTTTGGCATTTCACGCTTGGCAGATTGATCAAAATAGAGGACACATTCACTAATATTATGTCTTCGACATGGTGGAACCATGGTCAGCACGACATTGAAAAAGGCCGCGGCCCACATTCTGGGGCCCAAAATGATGATCCGCCGGCGTCTTCGCTACGAACTCGCCGCCGGTGAGCCGGAGCTTCACCTCCTCGCACTGTTTGCCGATGCGCACAGAAGCTTCGTCGATGTCGGCGCCAACGAGGGCGTCTACGCCTGGCACGCTCGGGGATCCTTCCGGCACCTTTATGTCGTGGAGGCCAATCCCAGCCTCGCCGCCACGCTGCGGCACCTCTTCTCCAGGGCGGAGGCCACCGTCATCGAGAAAGCCGCCTCCGATCACGCCCAGCCGGCGACGTTCACGATCCCGGTCAAGGCGGGCGAGGACGTGCACAGCCGCGGGTCGCTCGAAGCCCAGACCGACCCGGACTATGCCAACCGCTCCATCACCGTTCGGGCCGAGCGGCTCGACGCCATGGACCTCGAGAGGGTCGGGCTGATCAAGATCGACGTGGAAGGCCACGAGATGGCGGCGGTCGAGGGAGCGTCCGGCATCCTCGAACGCGACCGTCCCGTCCTCATCGTGGAGTGCGAGGAGCGCCACCATGCGGGGGGCGTGGCGACCCTGCTCGCGCACATGAGCGCGCGGGACTACGACCCGTACTACCTGCACCGGGGACAGGTCCGCCCCGGTGCGTCCTACGACGTCGCGGCACTCCAGAACCCGGACGCGCAGAAGGCGCCGGGAGCCCATCGCTCGCCCGACTACGTCAACAACTTCGTCTTCGTGCACCGGGCGGACGAGAAGAACCGCGCCGCGCTCCTCGCCGGGGTCCGGCCGCCACAGTCCCTCGCGCCGTCGTAGATCGCCGCCGCGAGGCTCGTGACAAAAACAGCGTACTTCGGTCCGCCCGGATCGACACTTTTGGCCCGTCGGCCGACCGGGCGGAGGCGTCGCCGTGCCGCTCAGCGGCGAGGGCGGCGCGAAAAGGTCTGACAAAAACAGCGTACTTCAGTCCGCCCGAATCGACAATTTGGCGGGCGAATCGCCGGCCTCCGATTCGTGCCAAAAATCGCGTACTTCGGTCCGTCCCAGAAGTGTCGAAGAGGGGCGCGGGAAGGGGCTGTGGACATTTTTTTTGTCACGCCGGCGCGGACCGTACTTCGGTCCTCCAACGCCGTACATCGTTCCGTCAATCGCGTACATCGTTCCGTCAAAACCGTACTTCGGTCCGTGGAGGCCCCGTAACCCTCTGACGCAAAAGGTCGATTTCACCCCTAAAACTAGAGAAAAACTAGAAAAACATATAAAACCTGACAAAAACGCCCGAACCGACGATTTTCGCGACGCGCCGACACCCCGTTCGGCCCCCCTCCGGCGCCACAAAAACGTCACCCGCCCCTGGACATCGATGACGCGATCGGCCAGCCTGACGACGCTCGATGGTGCCGATTCTTCACCGCCCTGCCCTGCCCCTCCCTCGATCGCGGACGGGTCGTCACGGGCCACCATCAGCCCGTCACTCTCCCCACGCACACCCCCCATCGCACTCCCCGTCGTCGCCTCTTCCCGTCGCCGAGAGACCACTCGCACACGCTTCGCCTGTGGGCAGCGCGGAAAGGTCGAGACGAAGACCTTCGTCGGCGGCGGCGCCCCGCCTCACCGCCACACCGTGTCGGTCTCAGAGCTTGAAGCGGCCGCGCAGACGCTTGATCTCGATCTGCACCGCCTCGTCCTCCGGGGAGAGGCGACCGGCCTCGGCGAGACGGCCGCGCGCCCCCTCCAGGTCGTTCTTCTCGGCCAGCTCGCCCGCCCTCAGGCACAGCCTCAGCGCCTCCACCGCGTTGAGGAGGTCGGAGATCAGGAGCACGGTCGCATGCGCCGCCTCCACCTGCCGCTTGGGGTCGAGGGGGTGGTCCTCGCCGCTGGGCACCGGCGTGTCATAGAGCGTGGTGCCGAACGTCTCGTTGACCCAGGCGATATCCTGGCGGGTCTTCTCGTGCACCGTCCGCCGCACCTCGAGCGGCAGGCTGAACTTGTTGCCCGGCAGCGCCTCGAAGGTCAGCGTCTCCTTGCCGGTGCGCCGGCCGGAGCGACCCTCGGGGGTGAAGAGCGGGCGCGCGGTGTTGAGGTGGCTCATCATCCGCGCCGCCTCCATCGACAGCGACTCGTTGTCGATCTTCGCCTCGGCGAGCACCGCCGCCTTCGCCGCGGCGCCGAAGCCGAGCCCCTCGCAGAACTCCGCCACCAGGCCGCCCTCGGCCTTCACCGCCGCGCCGAAATCGCGGATCCGCACCGCCTCGCGGCCGAACGCGCCGATGGCGTTGCGCAGCCGGCCCGACCAGTTGGGAAGCTGCGGCTTGTTGTGCAGCTCGCCCAGCGTCATCCCGCCCTTCAGGAGCTGCTGGCTGACGCTGGTGGTGTAGCCCAGCGGCTCGCGCAGGTAGTAGATCACCTCGATCTCGTCGACGTACATGGCGAACCACTCGCGCAGCCGCTCCAGCTCCACGCGCGACAGGTTCGCCGCCCCCTCCGCCGAGACCAGGAGGCGGTCCCAGTCGTTGTTCTCCAGGTCGTGCACCAGGCTCGCCCGGTAGTGCGCCTGCAGCGCCACCACCTGCTCGGGCGTGCGGATGTCGGCCATCTTGTTGGAGATGTGCCGGGTCGGGTCGTCCATGAAGAGCGAGCAGATCGCGTTGGTGTGGTTGGCCGCGATCGAGGGATAGAGGATGCCGTCCTCGGCAAGCAGCGTCCGGCGCGCGGCGAAGCACGCGTTCTGGATCGAGGTGGTGCCGGTCTTGGGCATGCCGGCATGGAAGAGGAGCGTGCGGGTCATGGCGGGAAGCTCGCAAGGGCGATCGGCGAGGCGAGGCTCGCGAACGGCCGGGTCAGGGACAAGAGGACGGGACGGGTGTCGGCGCCGGAGGGGCCGTCGCGGTCGTCAATCGGGGCGACTTTCGCGGCGGCGCACCTCGGCGGCGTGGCGGCGCCGGGCATAGGCATAGACGTCGAGGTAGGCCTCGACCATGGAGCCGGACTGGAACTTGTCCGCGACGCGGGCGCTGAGGCGGCGATATTCGGCCCGCACCGCCGGGTCCAGCATCCGCCCCATCTCGTCGGTGAAGGCGGCCGTGAAGGCGGCCGTGTCGCGCTGGACCGGTACCAGAACGCCCCCCAACCCCTCCTCCAGCGACAGCATGGCCGCGATCTCGCCGATGCGGCTGGCGATGATCGGCACCCCCTCCTGCGCCGCCTGGATGAGGCACAGCGGGTTCGACTCGCCCGGATAACGCGTCGGCAGGATCGCCACGTCCGACAGCGCGTAGATGCCGTTCACCCGTGACTGGTAGCCCAGGAAGGTGATCCCCGCGGCGGCCCCCTCCGCCGCGCCGCCGCCGGCGTCCTCGCGGGGGCGGGTGGCGAGGGTGCGCGCGACCTCGGTCTTCTCGCCCTCGCCCACCAGCAGGAGGTGCATGGGAACGTCGCGGTGCGCCGCCTGCAGCGCGCGGAAGGCCGTCACCGCCACGCGCCAGCCCTTCCGCTCGATGCCGCGGGCGACGAAGGTGAAGACGACCGCGTCCTCGGCGATCCCCATCTCGCGCCGGCTCTTCTCGAACGGGGCGGTGTCGCGCACCATGGCGTTGCCGATCTTGAACAGGCGGTCGCGCGGCAGCGTCTCCTCGGTGAAGATCGCGAGGTTCTTGTCGGCCGTATAGACCGCTGCCGAGACGTTGCGGGCGAGCGCGGCCAGGTAGTGGGCGACCTGCGGCCGGGTGCGGTCCAGGAAGTCGTGCGAGCCGTGCAGCGTCACCACGTAGGGGGCCGCCTGCAGGCTGGGGT
This genomic window from Acuticoccus sp. I52.16.1 contains:
- a CDS encoding ABC transporter permease, with amino-acid sequence MRRADAAAISTLAGGRDAGRPVRRLILAKGRASRNYWADLWAFRELFLILAWRDIAVRYKQSVIGVGWAVLRPLLTMIVFTVVFGRVAGLPSEGGVAYPVMVFAGMLPWFLFASILTEAAQTLVANAGMVRKVYFPRVIAPAASAMVALVDFAIALVLMFGLMALFAVVPDGRVVLLPAFVLLALAASFGPALLLTALNVRYRDFRFVVPFIVQFGLYVSPVGFSSGVVAPEWRLLYSLNPMVSVIDGFRFCLLGADVTLYLPGLALGVLVSAAFLWLGFAVFRRTEATFADLV
- a CDS encoding SHOCT domain-containing protein; translated protein: MSDLTDDARRTLGGLAMRYSLPASAVEEMARAVARGGGTMAQFNIPELGGSGQWMAGGMTMVGDMFNHGLKAQVDGLCAEIVAAMAGQPFFRTPQTPAGSAWWPAELGQPSSSGGQNSVRYAYFPQARRIVVDTGDGGPVIVLDTLDHNIGGFGQQQSGGYGDPFSGVTFSSQYGQFALSSLPRVTPEAAPAPAQSRHAAPDLAPDPAPAAQPEVRPEPMAEPAAPSFSAAPSSAASGSAPSSPAPVPGMAPGMAPPRAEGLDILATIERLAALRDAGALTEEEFVAKKTELLGRL
- a CDS encoding ParA family protein translates to MPTIVFASPKGGVGKSTSAVILATQIAAKGASVTLIDADPNKPISRWASLPGVPETLTVIADVTEEGVIDAIEEAAARSAFVIVDLEGTASMMVGYAVSTADLVIVPTQGSALDAAEAVRAIRLVRNMEKATRGASIPAAILFTRTSAAIRPRSLAAIAAEFAEHGVPVIATQMHEREAFRAVFAYGGTLSDLDRGQVSNVDTALRNARAFAAEVIGMLPAAGAAAPEREVA
- a CDS encoding stability/partitioning determinant, with protein sequence MTKSRMSIFGDEADPEFDVSAFTPKPRPQGREDVPTRGPGAPQEVRALAEAMNFKSREAPAPVPAEPRPRAEPRKPRRHRTGRTAQLNVRTTPQTVDAFYAIADQEGWLVGQTVEQALAALQRELAARKA
- a CDS encoding oligosaccharide flippase family protein, with amino-acid sequence MNGGITSGGGIARRAATWVGALVAGAFMRVTVLLGANIVMARLMLPEDFGLAGLANSIAILLAVLTGGMPFAEVLAQRKVLKRQHLETATAVSFAGSALALALMALAALAIGPVFGDARFWPLLLVASLVVFPQTVQTILVAYLRRRRAFQAMARANLAGALAGSAVAVALAFLGAGPWAIVVMRCVMLVVEAGVLVATARLLVVPRFSGARLAEMRHYSMFTFMQRVATESAYFVINYTVAAFFSVAAVGQFNMALRLTEPLRGLFRGIAHNTAFEFMRAKAQDQADFPARFALIISVATATIAPVFLGLAAISGALFAIVAGPGWDEAAEIAVFIAIGTSVLLPFDLVATAFNARSVPAYLVGQRVIGLGALVLGLGVAVTLGFAGIGAGLARLVADLAESLWAARAMLTRLHVSLRGAVTGFLVPWGAAAVMGLAVALFLDALGGEAAGALAMFAAVGLGVALYLALAAVLMPQLRRAGVDAVRRRG
- a CDS encoding replication initiator protein A, with protein sequence MVSFKPRKDFAALRLHDKNAYLQEVANAFQQEAGEEPVLLSKVALSRLRRFYSRRSFADLKLEEMGDGLMRDTLIRMAEAIHGKELKKVLSSEMPATREEAGAAPPPARAGTGGPAGRPASAGGMTSAAGEAIPPGRIIRLAPDDDAQLDFFVPQLHDAPLKDEMNLMDIAPFALSKVRRDGVIRYELKDSIITIEGGAEVGLATSYDYDIFLSMVSYLAEEVRRFRIEESKGRRPSLPPPTYRPSATQILRFCRRGTGGKQYLALEAALDRLQATRIKITNLSGGKRRETQSFPLIGRYTVISRTGQDHVDLVEIDVPKWVYDGVVQPDGKPTILTLNPDYFLIAQPIARFLYRLARKAAGTDTAHYTLDDLHYRSGSSLTPAKFRRKVEEIVERSQTEPLPDYDLALTSGRRGPVLHMIRRAEERTEA
- a CDS encoding O-antigen ligase codes for the protein MSDLTWIDHLARREKANAARQAARGEWLTLWTARVLLVATYLFLLVGVSPLSEDTGLSADGDMKRQLVLLLLAGIAAPLLLVRWRFVIALLAQAWALLLVYAAIAATTLWSAYPGVTIRRLVVYLIFLEIGLALAAVLRSPKLYLPPLVIAFTVTLVGDYAVTVLVPDRAFTAIGLQGLHPGKNTLGAVMQMMVIVLCATLLAVRTPLFFWSLVVLVVLAFGLLVLSLSKTSLALALLLGVVVIPSFVVLQSSRMALLAAFAAGIVLCGFVVFVTGAFSLGAADWAEIITGDATFTSRDEIWSAMTRHIAAAPWFGYGWGAQWSMLPVYHPLWNYVGFWTDNDQDLNILRQSHNGYLDIMVHGGLFLASFVTIFFLRVIALFVASLWQGPTNRWSLAGTVLVFASVVALLFNNMTESSLFFPDKLIGQIFILFVLAFHAWQIDQNRGHIH
- a CDS encoding FkbM family methyltransferase; this encodes MMIRRRLRYELAAGEPELHLLALFADAHRSFVDVGANEGVYAWHARGSFRHLYVVEANPSLAATLRHLFSRAEATVIEKAASDHAQPATFTIPVKAGEDVHSRGSLEAQTDPDYANRSITVRAERLDAMDLERVGLIKIDVEGHEMAAVEGASGILERDRPVLIVECEERHHAGGVATLLAHMSARDYDPYYLHRGQVRPGASYDVAALQNPDAQKAPGAHRSPDYVNNFVFVHRADEKNRAALLAGVRPPQSLAPS